From a single Accipiter gentilis chromosome 8, bAccGen1.1, whole genome shotgun sequence genomic region:
- the ACSBG2 gene encoding long-chain-fatty-acid--CoA ligase ACSBG2 isoform X1, producing MLCESDARMALAEPVPTAYFNSDPQGNCEVSLDDVLLSSSARAVEAHSIETVEDTKVEGCQVETLGFKDPSPPASSVWTTRRDGEVKLRMDEQGIGSEPPKTVHELLQEAVSKYGDYYALASKKGGQWIKLTFKMYYDECWKAAKSFLKLGLERFHGVCILGFNSAEWFIADIGAILAGGVAAGIYTTNSPEACHYVAENCSANVLVVENHKQLQKILEIQHKLPHLKAIIQYGEELKEKRPNLYSWSEFMDLGKDVPDTQLREIIESQKPNQCCTLIYTSGTTGQPKGVMLSHDNLTWTALAAGRCIMLTDATEQQELLVSYLPLSHIAAQMADIWLAVTFGVQVFFAQPDALKGTLVDTLREVRPTAFLGVPRVWEKIEEKMKSIGAKSSAFRKKVASWAKGVGLQTNLKRMNGYSEVPVNFRIARHLVYKKVRKAIGLDRCTKCYTGAAPITRETLEFFLSLNIPLFELYGMSESSGPHTASLPHAFKLTSCGKEVAGCRTLIYKPDGEGNGEICFSGRHIFMGYLNMEEKTKEAIDEEGWLHSGDLGKQDKDGFLYITGRIKELIITAGGENIPPVPIEDAVKNAIPIISNAMLVGDKAKFLAMLLTLKCKVDAGTGEPGDDLTPEAIEYCQKLGSKATKVSEIISSKDKAIYAAIQKGILAVNEGAVSNAQKVQKWVLLEKDFSLAGGELGPTMKLKRPVVAQKYKDQIAQFYMDADTPTTTENAHQQ from the exons ATGCTGTGTGAGTCAGATGCACGTATGGCACTTGCGGAACCAGTCCCCACGGCTTATTTTAATTCAGATCCTCAAGGGAACTGTGAGGTGTCACTGGATGATGTACTGCTCAGCTCTTCAGCTAG AGCTGTTGAGGCCCACAGCATTGAGACAGTTGAAGATACTAAGGTGGAGGGATGTCAGGTAGAAACGCTTGGTTTCAAAG ACCCTTCACCTCCTGCCTCCAGTGTGTGGACAACACGACGAGATGGAGAGGTCAAACTGAGGATGGATGAACAGGGCATAGGCAGTGAGCCACCAAAGACTGTTCATGAGCTACTGCAGGAAGCTGTTAGTAAATATGGTGATTATTATGCCCTTGCATCCAAAAAGGGTGGCCAGTGGATAAAACTAACATTTAAGATGTACTATGATGAGtgctggaaagcagcaaaaagcTTTCTGAAG CTGGGACTAGAGCGTTTCCATGGAGTGTGTATCTTGGGATTTAATTCTGCAGAGTGGTTTATTGCTGATATTGGAGCTATCCTTGCAGG tGGAGTGGCTGCTGGTATCTACACTACAAACTCTCCTGAGGCCTGTCATTATGTAGCAGAGAACTGTAGTGCTAATGTTCTGGTTGTGGAAAACCataaacagctgcagaaaatctTAGAA ATTCAGCATAAACTACCTCATCTGAAAGCTATTATCCAGTATGGGGAAGAGCTAAAAGAGAAGAGACCAAATCTGTACTCT TGGAGTGAGTTCATGGACCTTGGCAAAGATGTTCCAGATACGCAGCTCCGTGAAATCATTGAGTCACAGAAGCCTAACCAGTGCTGTACACTAATATATACCTCGGGGACAACTGGACAGCCAAAGGGAGTAATGCTCAGTCATGACAAC TTGACGTGGACGGCATTGGCGGCAGGGCGTTGCATAATGCTGACGGATGCTACAGAACAGCAGGAACTGCTGGTCAGCTATCTCCCGCTCAGTCATATTGCTGCACAGATGGCAGATATTTGGTTGGCAGTGACATTCGGTGTACAAGTTTTCTTTGCTCAACCAGATGCATTAAAG GGCACCTTGGTAGACACCCTGCGGGAAGTGAGGCCAACTGCTTTTCTGGGAGTTCCTCGTGTCtgggaaaaaatagaagaaaaaatgaaatccatAGGAGCAAAATCGtcagcattcagaaaaaaagtggcATCATGGGCCAAGGGAGTCGGGTTGCAGACAAACCTGAAGCGGATGAATGG gtaTTCCGAAGTCCCGGTGAACTTCCGCATAGCCAGGCACTTGGTGTACAAGAAAGTGCGAAAGGCCATCGGGCTGGACCGGTGCACAAAGTGCTACACGGGGGCTGCTCCCATTACCAGAGAGAcgctggaattttttttaagtctgaacaTTCCTCTGTTTGAGCTGTATGGCATGAGTGAGAGCTCTGGGCCTCACACAGCCTCTCTACCTCACGCATTCAAGCTTACCAG CTGTGGAAAGGAAGTTGCAGGCTGCCGGACACTGATTTATAAGCCAGATGGAGAAGGCAATGGGGAGATCTGCTTCTCAGGAAGGCACATCTTCATGGGCTATTTGAacatggaagaaaaaaccaaagaggCAATTGATGAAGAAGGCTGGCTGCATTCAGGTGACCTTGGCAAGCAGGATAAAGATGGATTCCTCTACATCACTGGCAGAATTAAAG AGCTCATCATCACTGCAGGAGGTGAGAACATTCCTCCCGTTCCAATCGAGGATGCTGTAAAAAATGCTATTCCCATCATCAGCAATGCAATGTTGGTTGGAGACAAAGCAAAATTCCTTGCTATGCTTCTAACACTAAAG TGCAAGGTAGATGCAGGAACTGGCGAGCCAGGAGATGATCTCACTCCAGAAGCTATTGAATACTGTCAAAAACTGGGCAGCAAGGCTACAAAAGTCTCCGAAATCATCAGCAGCAAAGACAAGGCTATCTACGCGGCTATCCAGAAGGGAATTTTGGCAGTCAACGAGGGCGCTGTCTCAAATGCTCAGAAAGTCCAGAAGTGGGTCCTTCTGGAGAAGGACTTTTCTCTTGCTGGTGGAGAGCTTG GCCCAACAATGAAGCTGAAGAGACCAGTGGTGGCACAGAAGTACAAAGACCAAATTGCTCAGTTTTACATGGATGCGGACACACCAACCACAACAGAGAACGCTCATCAGCAGTAG
- the ACSBG2 gene encoding long-chain-fatty-acid--CoA ligase ACSBG2 isoform X2 produces MRWTMLCESDARMALAEPVPTAYFNSDPQGNCEVSLDDVLLSSSARAVEAHSIETVEDTKVEGCQVETLGFKDPSPPASSVWTTRRDGEVKLRMDEQGIGSEPPKTVHELLQEAVSKYGDYYALASKKGGQWIKLTFKMYYDECWKAAKSFLKLGLERFHGVCILGFNSAEWFIADIGAILAGGVAAGIYTTNSPEACHYVAENCSANVLVVENHKQLQKILEIQHKLPHLKAIIQYGEELKEKRPNLYSWSEFMDLGKDVPDTQLREIIESQKPNQCCTLIYTSGTTGQPKGVMLSHDNLTWTALAAGRCIMLTDATEQQELLVSYLPLSHIAAQMADIWLAVTFGVQVFFAQPDALKGTLVDTLREVRPTAFLGVPRVWEKIEEKMKSIGAKSSAFRKKVASWAKGVGLQTNLKRMNGYSEVPVNFRIARHLVYKKVRKAIGLDRCTKCYTGAAPITRETLEFFLSLNIPLFELYGMSESSGPHTASLPHAFKLTSCGKEVAGCRTLIYKPDGEGNGEICFSGRHIFMGYLNMEEKTKEAIDEEGWLHSGDLGKQDKDGFLYITGRIKELIITAGGENIPPVPIEDAVKNAIPIISNAMLVGDKAKFLAMLLTLKCKVDAGTGEPGDDLTPEAIEYCQKLGSKATKVSEIISSKDKAIYAAIQKGILAVNEGAVSNAQKVQKWVLLEKDFSLAGGELGPTMKLKRPVVAQKYKDQIAQFYMDADTPTTTENAHQQ; encoded by the exons ATGCGTT GGACAATGCTGTGTGAGTCAGATGCACGTATGGCACTTGCGGAACCAGTCCCCACGGCTTATTTTAATTCAGATCCTCAAGGGAACTGTGAGGTGTCACTGGATGATGTACTGCTCAGCTCTTCAGCTAG AGCTGTTGAGGCCCACAGCATTGAGACAGTTGAAGATACTAAGGTGGAGGGATGTCAGGTAGAAACGCTTGGTTTCAAAG ACCCTTCACCTCCTGCCTCCAGTGTGTGGACAACACGACGAGATGGAGAGGTCAAACTGAGGATGGATGAACAGGGCATAGGCAGTGAGCCACCAAAGACTGTTCATGAGCTACTGCAGGAAGCTGTTAGTAAATATGGTGATTATTATGCCCTTGCATCCAAAAAGGGTGGCCAGTGGATAAAACTAACATTTAAGATGTACTATGATGAGtgctggaaagcagcaaaaagcTTTCTGAAG CTGGGACTAGAGCGTTTCCATGGAGTGTGTATCTTGGGATTTAATTCTGCAGAGTGGTTTATTGCTGATATTGGAGCTATCCTTGCAGG tGGAGTGGCTGCTGGTATCTACACTACAAACTCTCCTGAGGCCTGTCATTATGTAGCAGAGAACTGTAGTGCTAATGTTCTGGTTGTGGAAAACCataaacagctgcagaaaatctTAGAA ATTCAGCATAAACTACCTCATCTGAAAGCTATTATCCAGTATGGGGAAGAGCTAAAAGAGAAGAGACCAAATCTGTACTCT TGGAGTGAGTTCATGGACCTTGGCAAAGATGTTCCAGATACGCAGCTCCGTGAAATCATTGAGTCACAGAAGCCTAACCAGTGCTGTACACTAATATATACCTCGGGGACAACTGGACAGCCAAAGGGAGTAATGCTCAGTCATGACAAC TTGACGTGGACGGCATTGGCGGCAGGGCGTTGCATAATGCTGACGGATGCTACAGAACAGCAGGAACTGCTGGTCAGCTATCTCCCGCTCAGTCATATTGCTGCACAGATGGCAGATATTTGGTTGGCAGTGACATTCGGTGTACAAGTTTTCTTTGCTCAACCAGATGCATTAAAG GGCACCTTGGTAGACACCCTGCGGGAAGTGAGGCCAACTGCTTTTCTGGGAGTTCCTCGTGTCtgggaaaaaatagaagaaaaaatgaaatccatAGGAGCAAAATCGtcagcattcagaaaaaaagtggcATCATGGGCCAAGGGAGTCGGGTTGCAGACAAACCTGAAGCGGATGAATGG gtaTTCCGAAGTCCCGGTGAACTTCCGCATAGCCAGGCACTTGGTGTACAAGAAAGTGCGAAAGGCCATCGGGCTGGACCGGTGCACAAAGTGCTACACGGGGGCTGCTCCCATTACCAGAGAGAcgctggaattttttttaagtctgaacaTTCCTCTGTTTGAGCTGTATGGCATGAGTGAGAGCTCTGGGCCTCACACAGCCTCTCTACCTCACGCATTCAAGCTTACCAG CTGTGGAAAGGAAGTTGCAGGCTGCCGGACACTGATTTATAAGCCAGATGGAGAAGGCAATGGGGAGATCTGCTTCTCAGGAAGGCACATCTTCATGGGCTATTTGAacatggaagaaaaaaccaaagaggCAATTGATGAAGAAGGCTGGCTGCATTCAGGTGACCTTGGCAAGCAGGATAAAGATGGATTCCTCTACATCACTGGCAGAATTAAAG AGCTCATCATCACTGCAGGAGGTGAGAACATTCCTCCCGTTCCAATCGAGGATGCTGTAAAAAATGCTATTCCCATCATCAGCAATGCAATGTTGGTTGGAGACAAAGCAAAATTCCTTGCTATGCTTCTAACACTAAAG TGCAAGGTAGATGCAGGAACTGGCGAGCCAGGAGATGATCTCACTCCAGAAGCTATTGAATACTGTCAAAAACTGGGCAGCAAGGCTACAAAAGTCTCCGAAATCATCAGCAGCAAAGACAAGGCTATCTACGCGGCTATCCAGAAGGGAATTTTGGCAGTCAACGAGGGCGCTGTCTCAAATGCTCAGAAAGTCCAGAAGTGGGTCCTTCTGGAGAAGGACTTTTCTCTTGCTGGTGGAGAGCTTG GCCCAACAATGAAGCTGAAGAGACCAGTGGTGGCACAGAAGTACAAAGACCAAATTGCTCAGTTTTACATGGATGCGGACACACCAACCACAACAGAGAACGCTCATCAGCAGTAG